A DNA window from Thiobacillus denitrificans ATCC 25259 contains the following coding sequences:
- a CDS encoding RNA polymerase sigma factor FliA, whose amino-acid sequence MVGKPSSQDEQITKYAPLVKRIAYHMMARLPASVEVDDLIQVGLIGLMDAVSRFDGTQGAQFESYATQRIRGAMLDELREADWLPRHVRQKSRQIEAAIHKLEQRHGKAPSESEISAELGIPIDQYQSMLGDVKCSQLLYYEDFSDEDSASFLERYLVDGSNDPLAVLEDEGFRASLIAAIHHLPERERSMMGMYYEQDMNLKEIGAVLGVSESRVCQLHSQAVARLRAQLKIWKD is encoded by the coding sequence ATGGTCGGTAAACCATCGTCGCAGGACGAGCAGATCACCAAATATGCACCGCTGGTCAAGCGCATCGCGTATCACATGATGGCGCGCCTGCCGGCCAGCGTCGAAGTCGACGACCTGATCCAGGTCGGGTTGATCGGCCTCATGGACGCCGTATCGCGCTTCGACGGCACGCAGGGTGCGCAATTCGAGTCGTATGCGACGCAGCGCATCCGTGGCGCGATGCTCGACGAGTTGCGCGAGGCGGACTGGCTGCCGCGCCACGTACGGCAGAAGTCACGGCAGATCGAAGCGGCGATCCACAAGCTCGAACAGCGGCACGGCAAGGCGCCGAGCGAGTCGGAAATATCGGCCGAACTCGGCATTCCGATCGATCAGTACCAGTCGATGCTTGGCGACGTCAAATGCTCGCAGCTGCTCTACTACGAGGATTTTTCCGACGAGGACAGCGCGAGTTTTCTCGAACGCTATCTCGTCGACGGCAGCAACGATCCGCTCGCGGTGCTCGAGGACGAGGGCTTCCGCGCCAGCCTGATCGCAGCGATCCATCACCTGCCCGAGCGCGAGCGCAGCATGATGGGCATGTACTACGAGCAGGACATGAACCTCAAGGAGATCGGCGCGGTGCTCGGCGTCTCCGAATCACGCGTATGCCAGCTGCACTCGCAGGCCGTCGCGCGGCTGCGCGCGCAACTCAAGATCTGGAAAGACTGA
- a CDS encoding malic enzyme-like NAD(P)-binding protein — translation MSQASLKKKALDYHRLPRPGKLEVVSSKPCATQADLSLAYTPGVAQPVLEIAKNPAKAYDYTNKGNLVAVITDGTAILGLGDRGALAAKPVMEGKAVLFKQFADIDVYDIEVNARTPQDFIKVVEAIAPTFGGINLEDIAAPHCFEIEAALKKKLDIPVFHDDQHGTAVIICAGLINALHVQGKTLDSAKIVCLGAGAAGIASMKLLLAMGARKSNILLVDSKGVVHKGRTDLNAFKKGFARATKLRTLEDAMNGADVFVGVSGADLVSPAMVKSMADNPVVFALANPNPEISPAKAMAARSDLVMATGRSDYPNQVNNVLGFPFIFRGALDARAREITQDMLIAAVNALAELAREPVPAAVLKAYQLKKLKFGPDYILPKPFDPRLAERVPQAVAKAARKAVRKRR, via the coding sequence ATGAGCCAAGCCTCCCTCAAGAAAAAAGCCCTCGACTACCACCGCCTGCCCAGACCTGGCAAGCTCGAAGTCGTTTCGTCGAAACCCTGCGCGACCCAGGCCGACCTCTCGCTCGCCTATACCCCGGGCGTCGCCCAGCCGGTGCTGGAGATCGCGAAGAATCCCGCCAAGGCCTACGACTACACCAACAAGGGCAATCTCGTCGCCGTGATCACCGACGGTACCGCGATTCTCGGACTCGGTGACCGCGGCGCGCTCGCCGCGAAGCCGGTCATGGAAGGCAAGGCCGTCCTCTTCAAGCAATTCGCCGACATCGACGTCTACGACATCGAGGTCAATGCCAGAACGCCGCAGGACTTCATCAAGGTCGTCGAGGCGATCGCGCCGACCTTCGGCGGCATCAATCTCGAGGACATCGCCGCACCGCACTGCTTCGAGATCGAAGCCGCGCTGAAGAAGAAGCTCGACATCCCGGTGTTCCACGACGACCAGCATGGCACCGCCGTTATCATCTGCGCGGGGCTCATCAACGCGCTGCACGTCCAGGGCAAGACGCTCGACAGTGCGAAGATCGTCTGCCTCGGCGCGGGCGCCGCGGGGATCGCGTCGATGAAGCTCCTGCTCGCGATGGGCGCGAGGAAGTCCAACATCCTGCTCGTCGATTCCAAGGGCGTCGTGCACAAGGGGCGCACCGACCTGAACGCCTTCAAGAAGGGTTTCGCCCGCGCGACCAAACTGCGTACGCTCGAGGACGCGATGAACGGCGCCGACGTGTTCGTCGGCGTCTCGGGCGCCGACCTCGTGAGCCCGGCCATGGTCAAGAGCATGGCCGACAACCCGGTGGTTTTCGCGCTCGCCAACCCGAATCCCGAGATCTCGCCGGCGAAGGCGATGGCCGCGCGCAGCGACCTCGTGATGGCGACCGGACGCTCCGACTATCCGAACCAGGTCAACAACGTACTTGGCTTTCCCTTCATCTTCCGCGGCGCGCTCGATGCGCGCGCACGCGAGATCACGCAGGACATGCTGATCGCCGCCGTCAACGCGCTCGCCGAACTCGCGCGCGAGCCGGTTCCGGCTGCGGTGCTCAAGGCCTATCAGCTGAAGAAACTCAAGTTCGGACCGGACTACATCCTGCCCAAGCCTTTCGACCCGCGGCTGGCCGAGCGTGTGCCGCAGGCCGTCGCCAAGGCGGCCCGGAAGGCCGTCAGAAAACGGCGCTGA
- the sdhC gene encoding succinate dehydrogenase, cytochrome b556 subunit, which translates to MKPVPRPVYLDLFRIHLPLPGWVSILHRVSGALLFLALPTGVWLLSVSLSDEAGYRYVSEVFAHPLARTATLVLVWAASHHFFAGLRHLALDVHWGEDLASARRSSLAVMVAAGLATGLAAWRLFG; encoded by the coding sequence GTGAAGCCCGTCCCGCGCCCCGTTTATCTCGATCTGTTCCGCATCCATCTGCCCCTGCCGGGCTGGGTGTCGATCCTGCACCGGGTGTCGGGCGCGCTGCTGTTTCTCGCGTTGCCGACGGGCGTATGGCTGCTCTCGGTCTCGCTGTCGGACGAGGCGGGCTACCGGTACGTCAGCGAGGTCTTCGCGCATCCGCTCGCGCGCACCGCCACGCTGGTGCTGGTCTGGGCCGCGAGCCATCACTTCTTCGCCGGGCTGCGCCACCTGGCGCTCGACGTGCACTGGGGCGAAGACCTCGCGTCGGCGCGCCGGAGCAGCCTCGCCGTGATGGTCGCGGCGGGGCTCGCGACGGGCCTCGCCGCGTGGAGACTGTTCGGATGA
- the sdhD gene encoding succinate dehydrogenase, hydrophobic membrane anchor protein — translation MKAATGSHTGTGTWLVQRATAVVLALALPLLLLRFLAAPPLDFAAWQALLAPLWLRLLMLLAAGALALHAWVGVRDILMDYVHATGLRLTIYMAVIGTLATSVAWLAAILFGPVFGRAA, via the coding sequence ATGAAAGCCGCGACCGGCTCGCACACGGGGACCGGAACCTGGCTCGTGCAGCGCGCGACGGCGGTCGTGCTCGCGCTGGCCCTGCCGCTCCTGCTGCTGCGCTTTCTCGCCGCGCCGCCGCTCGACTTCGCCGCCTGGCAGGCGCTGCTCGCGCCGCTCTGGCTGCGTCTGCTGATGCTGCTCGCGGCCGGCGCGCTGGCCCTTCACGCCTGGGTCGGCGTGCGCGACATCCTGATGGATTACGTCCATGCGACCGGACTGCGCCTGACGATATATATGGCCGTGATCGGCACCCTGGCGACGAGTGTCGCGTGGCTCGCCGCGATCCTGTTCGGCCCGGTCTTCGGGCGCGCGGCGTGA
- the sdhA gene encoding succinate dehydrogenase flavoprotein subunit — MNRRRFDALIVGGGGAGLRAALQLARSDHKVAVVSKVFPTRSHTVSAQGGITAALANVDDDRWEWHMYDTVKGGDWLGDQDAIEFMCREAASAVYELEHMGLPFSRLDDGRIYQRPFGGQSKNFGGEQATRTCAAADRTGHALLHTLYQQNIAHRTQFFDEYFALDLVRDDAGYCLGVTALSIETGEPVLIEARTTLLATGGAGRIFGNTSNAMINTGDGLGMVLRAGLPLQDMEFWQFHPTGIAGVGSLITEGARGEGGYLLNRHGERFMERYAPHARDLAGRDVVARAIAIEIAEGRGCGPRADYVELKIDQLGEQTISEKLPGIRELAIRFAGVDPVEKPIPVAPTAHYMMGGIPTDLHGQVVAPARFGPEEPVPGLYAVGECACVSVHGANRLGGNSLLDLIVFGRAAGRHMLDYLRDNPYPRALPENAAEASLQRLARWERPGGERVAAITDDLRRMMGAHAGVFRTETSLREGLRKLDLLEARLAHAGLQDTSRIFNTARIEALELENLIGVARATLVSAIHRTESRGAHTREDFPRRDDENWLRHTLYSREGDQVDSKPVRLKPLTVESIRPKERVY, encoded by the coding sequence GTGAACCGGCGCCGCTTCGACGCGCTGATCGTCGGCGGCGGCGGTGCCGGCCTGCGCGCCGCGCTGCAGCTTGCGCGCTCGGACCACAAGGTCGCCGTGGTGTCGAAGGTATTCCCGACACGCTCGCACACCGTTTCTGCACAGGGCGGCATCACGGCGGCGCTGGCGAACGTCGACGACGACCGCTGGGAATGGCACATGTACGACACGGTCAAGGGCGGCGACTGGCTGGGCGACCAGGATGCGATCGAGTTCATGTGCCGCGAGGCGGCGTCGGCCGTCTACGAACTCGAACACATGGGGCTGCCGTTCTCGCGGCTCGACGATGGCAGGATCTACCAGCGGCCCTTCGGCGGGCAGTCGAAAAACTTCGGCGGCGAGCAGGCGACGCGCACCTGCGCCGCGGCCGACCGCACCGGCCATGCGCTGCTGCACACGCTCTACCAGCAGAACATCGCGCACCGCACGCAATTCTTCGACGAATACTTCGCGCTCGACCTCGTGCGCGACGACGCGGGCTACTGCCTCGGCGTGACCGCGCTTTCCATCGAAACCGGCGAGCCGGTGTTGATCGAGGCGCGCACGACGCTGCTCGCGACGGGCGGGGCAGGGCGCATTTTCGGCAACACCAGCAACGCGATGATCAACACCGGCGACGGCCTCGGCATGGTCCTGCGCGCCGGCCTGCCGCTGCAGGACATGGAGTTCTGGCAGTTCCACCCGACCGGGATCGCCGGCGTCGGCAGCCTTATTACCGAAGGCGCGCGTGGCGAGGGCGGCTACCTGCTGAACCGTCACGGCGAGCGCTTCATGGAGCGCTACGCACCGCACGCCCGGGACCTCGCCGGCCGCGACGTGGTCGCCCGCGCGATCGCGATCGAGATCGCGGAAGGGCGCGGCTGCGGGCCCCGGGCGGACTACGTCGAGCTCAAGATCGACCAGCTCGGCGAACAGACCATTTCGGAGAAACTGCCGGGCATCCGCGAACTCGCGATCCGCTTCGCCGGCGTCGACCCGGTCGAGAAGCCGATTCCAGTCGCACCGACGGCGCACTACATGATGGGCGGCATTCCGACCGACCTGCATGGCCAGGTCGTCGCCCCCGCGCGCTTCGGCCCCGAGGAGCCGGTGCCCGGCCTCTATGCCGTCGGCGAGTGTGCCTGCGTGTCGGTGCACGGCGCGAACCGCCTCGGCGGCAACTCGCTGCTCGACCTCATCGTCTTCGGCCGCGCCGCGGGCCGGCACATGCTCGACTACCTGCGCGACAACCCCTACCCGCGCGCGCTGCCCGAGAATGCCGCCGAAGCGAGCCTGCAGCGCCTCGCGCGCTGGGAGCGCCCGGGCGGCGAACGCGTCGCCGCGATCACCGACGACCTGCGGCGCATGATGGGCGCGCACGCCGGCGTTTTCCGCACCGAGACGAGCCTGCGCGAAGGCCTGCGCAAACTCGACCTGCTCGAAGCGCGGCTCGCGCACGCCGGCCTGCAGGACACCAGCCGCATCTTCAACACGGCGCGCATCGAAGCGCTCGAGCTGGAAAACCTGATCGGGGTCGCGCGCGCGACCCTGGTCTCGGCGATCCACCGCACCGAGAGCCGCGGCGCCCATACGCGCGAGGACTTCCCGCGACGCGACGACGAGAACTGGCTCAGGCACACCCTCTATTCGCGCGAGGGGGATCAGGTGGATAGCAAGCCGGTGCGCTTGAAGCCGTTGACCGTGGAGTCGATACGGCCGAAGGAGAGGGTGTATTGA
- a CDS encoding succinate dehydrogenase iron-sulfur subunit, producing MKFRVYRYSPESGKKPFMQDVELDIDPAGKMLLDALLAIKAQDETLSLRRSCREGVCGSDAMNVNGRNRLACITPLSELKEPIEVRPLPGLPVIRDLVVDMEPFYRQYRSIKPWLINDDPEPEVERMQSPEDRGLLDGAYECILCACCTSSCPSYWWNPEKFVGPAGLLQAYRFIADSRDEATAARLDNLEDPYRLYRCRGIMNCVDVCPKGLNPAGAIARIRTLLAKRRV from the coding sequence ATGAAATTCCGCGTCTACCGCTACTCTCCGGAGTCCGGCAAAAAACCCTTCATGCAGGACGTCGAGCTCGACATCGACCCGGCCGGCAAGATGCTGCTCGACGCGCTGCTCGCGATCAAGGCTCAGGACGAAACTTTGTCGTTGCGCCGCTCGTGCCGCGAGGGCGTGTGCGGGTCCGACGCGATGAACGTCAACGGCAGGAACCGGCTCGCCTGCATCACGCCCTTGTCCGAACTGAAGGAGCCGATCGAGGTGCGGCCGCTGCCGGGGCTGCCCGTGATCCGCGATCTCGTCGTCGACATGGAGCCGTTCTACAGGCAGTACCGCTCGATCAAGCCCTGGCTCATCAACGACGATCCCGAGCCCGAAGTCGAGCGCATGCAGAGCCCGGAAGACCGCGGGCTGCTCGACGGCGCCTACGAATGCATCCTGTGCGCCTGCTGCACGTCGTCGTGTCCCTCGTACTGGTGGAACCCGGAGAAGTTCGTCGGCCCAGCCGGACTGCTGCAGGCCTACCGCTTCATCGCCGACTCGCGCGACGAAGCGACCGCAGCGCGCCTCGACAACCTCGAGGATCCCTACCGGCTGTATCGTTGCCGCGGCATCATGAACTGTGTCGACGTCTGCCCCAAGGGCCTCAACCCTGCGGGGGCGATCGCGCGGATCCGCACGCTGCTGGCCAAACGCCGTGTCTGA
- a CDS encoding succinate dehydrogenase assembly factor 2: MDDAEGAGGNFPDDAGNLQSARIAWRCRRGLLELDLWLGGFWAAQRATLRSRETAAFVRLLALSDMEILDRLHGRSAPDDADVDALIQRLKNFREAK; this comes from the coding sequence GTGGATGATGCCGAAGGCGCAGGGGGAAATTTTCCCGACGACGCGGGCAACCTGCAAAGCGCCCGGATCGCCTGGCGCTGCCGTCGCGGCCTGCTCGAGCTGGATCTCTGGCTGGGTGGCTTTTGGGCCGCGCAGCGCGCTACACTTCGGTCTCGTGAGACCGCCGCGTTCGTGCGCCTCCTGGCCTTGTCGGACATGGAAATCCTCGACAGGCTGCACGGCCGCTCGGCGCCGGACGATGCCGACGTCGACGCGCTCATTCAACGCCTGAAAAATTTTCGAGAAGCAAAATGA
- the gltA gene encoding citrate synthase → MKKTVTLTFSDGSPAIELPIEEGTYGKPVIDIRALGAHGYFTHDPGFTATSSCTSSITYIDGDEGLLYYRGYPIDQLAYQSDFMEVSYLLLHGELPTAEQKAGFEQSIRHHTLLHDQIENVFRGFRRSAHPMAVMIGVTGAMSAFYHAGLDNFNPEHREIVAHRLIAKIPTVAAWAYKFNEGQPFVYPQNRLSYAENFMYMMFSSPCEEYVPNPVLARALDRIFILHADHEQNASTSTVRLAGSSGANPYACIASGMASLWGPLHGGANEAVLRMLEEIDDASKIPDFIKRAKDKSDPFRLMGFGHRVYKNMDPRAAIIRRTCYEVLDELGLRDDPQFKIALELERIALEDEYFIERKLYPNVDFYSGIIFRAMGIPTSMFTALFAMARTAGWVAQWHEMLSDPAHKIGRPRQLYAGPARRDFVPLDQRRA, encoded by the coding sequence ATGAAGAAAACCGTCACCCTCACTTTCAGCGACGGCAGTCCCGCGATTGAATTGCCGATCGAAGAGGGCACCTACGGCAAGCCCGTGATCGACATCCGCGCCCTCGGCGCACACGGCTATTTCACGCACGACCCGGGCTTCACCGCGACTTCGAGCTGTACCTCGTCGATCACCTACATCGACGGCGACGAAGGCCTGCTGTACTACCGGGGCTACCCGATCGACCAACTCGCCTACCAGTCGGACTTCATGGAAGTCAGCTACCTGCTGCTGCACGGCGAACTGCCGACGGCGGAACAGAAGGCCGGGTTCGAGCAGTCGATCCGTCACCACACGCTGCTGCACGACCAGATCGAAAACGTGTTCCGCGGCTTTCGCCGCAGCGCGCACCCGATGGCGGTGATGATCGGCGTGACCGGCGCGATGTCGGCCTTCTATCACGCCGGCCTCGACAACTTCAATCCCGAGCACCGCGAGATCGTCGCCCACCGCCTGATCGCCAAGATCCCGACCGTCGCCGCGTGGGCGTACAAGTTCAACGAGGGCCAGCCCTTCGTCTACCCGCAGAACCGCCTGTCCTACGCCGAGAACTTCATGTACATGATGTTCTCGAGCCCCTGCGAGGAATACGTGCCCAACCCGGTGCTGGCGCGCGCGCTCGACCGCATCTTCATCCTGCACGCCGACCACGAGCAGAACGCGTCGACCTCGACGGTACGGCTCGCCGGGTCGAGCGGCGCCAACCCCTACGCCTGCATCGCGAGCGGCATGGCGTCGCTGTGGGGGCCGCTGCACGGCGGCGCCAACGAAGCCGTGCTCCGCATGCTCGAGGAGATCGACGACGCGTCCAAGATTCCCGATTTCATCAAGCGCGCGAAGGACAAATCCGATCCTTTCCGCCTGATGGGCTTCGGTCATCGCGTCTACAAGAACATGGACCCGCGCGCGGCGATCATCCGCCGCACCTGCTACGAGGTGCTCGACGAGCTTGGCCTGCGTGACGATCCGCAGTTCAAGATCGCGCTCGAGCTCGAGCGCATCGCGCTTGAGGACGAGTACTTCATCGAGCGCAAACTCTATCCGAACGTCGACTTCTATTCGGGCATCATCTTCCGCGCGATGGGTATTCCGACCAGCATGTTCACGGCATTGTTCGCGATGGCGCGCACGGCCGGCTGGGTCGCGCAGTGGCACGAGATGTTATCCGACCCGGCGCACAAGATCGGCCGCCCGCGCCAGCTCTACGCGGGTCCGGCGCGACGCGACTTCGTGCCGCTCGACCAGCGCAGGGCCTGA
- a CDS encoding 2-oxoglutarate dehydrogenase E1 component — protein sequence MSAPDWLSTSPLYSGNAAYLEQFGDAALAAWLGRPVSAATDESDAAQVAVLRLINAYRYLGVRQAALDPLRRFEPPSTPELDPAHYGLTDADLTREFDTGSLFGVERTTLDDILQRLRSAYCGHVGVEYMHITEVTRKRWLQERIESAQGRFGVTAAQKKRLLKRLTDAETLEKFLHTRHVGQKRFSLEGGESLIPLLDHVIARCARHGAKEIVMGMAHRGRINVLVNIMGRTVDSLYDEPQDGHPETPLSGDVKYHQGFSTDMGTDYGPVHLALAFNPSHLEIVHPVVRGSVRARQDRRGDVLGYEVVPVILHGDAALSGQGVVMESLNMSQTRGFRNGGAIHVVINNQIGFTTSDPRDVRSTLYCTDVAKMVEAPVLHVNGDDPEAVAFAVQTAVDYRYTFHKNVFIDLVCYRRHGHNEQDEPLATQPLMYRRVQAHPSTRTLYAQRLVDEGVLTQAEADDLVDVCRERLEHGRPLSAPALSDFKETFATDWSRFRGDAGAATPGISATRLDFLGERITTLEHEIELHPRVQKVLDDRRRMRAGELAVDWGYAENLAYASLLDVGYNVRVSGQDSARGTFFHRHAVWHDQKRERRQSGVYVPLEHIHARQGNFTIIDSLLSEEAVLAFEYGYSTADPDTLVVWEAQFGDFANGAQVVIDQFITSGEAKWGRLCGLTLMLPHGFEGQGPEHSSARLERFLQLCAQENIQVCVPTLPAQMFHLLRRQLLRPLRKPLVVLSPKSLLRHPASTSSLADLSDGAFLPVIDDPRQPREARRVVVCSGRVWFDLEAARAARGLDDVALVRIEQLYPFPDAEFGAVLDVYPLAGTLVWAQEEPMNQGAWYQTLHHLNRCAPAGRRFHYAGRPAAAAPASGYISRHRAELEALLRDALETSYEV from the coding sequence ATGAGCGCGCCCGACTGGCTTTCGACCTCGCCGCTCTACTCGGGCAACGCGGCGTATCTCGAGCAGTTCGGCGACGCCGCCCTCGCGGCCTGGCTCGGCCGACCGGTGTCGGCCGCGACTGACGAATCGGACGCCGCGCAGGTCGCCGTCCTGCGTCTGATCAACGCCTATCGCTATCTGGGTGTTCGCCAGGCTGCGCTTGATCCGCTGCGCCGTTTCGAGCCGCCGTCGACCCCCGAACTCGATCCCGCACACTACGGCCTGACCGACGCCGACCTCACGCGCGAATTCGATACCGGCTCGCTGTTCGGGGTCGAGCGCACGACGCTCGACGACATCCTGCAGCGCTTGCGCAGCGCCTACTGCGGCCACGTCGGCGTCGAATACATGCACATCACGGAGGTCACGCGCAAGCGCTGGCTGCAGGAACGCATCGAATCGGCGCAGGGCCGTTTCGGCGTCACGGCGGCGCAGAAAAAACGCCTGCTCAAGCGACTGACCGACGCCGAGACGCTCGAGAAATTCCTGCACACGCGCCACGTCGGGCAGAAGCGTTTTTCGCTCGAAGGCGGTGAAAGCCTGATCCCGCTGCTCGACCACGTGATCGCCCGCTGCGCACGGCACGGCGCGAAGGAAATCGTCATGGGCATGGCGCATCGCGGCCGCATCAACGTGCTCGTCAACATCATGGGCCGCACGGTCGACAGCCTGTACGACGAGCCGCAGGACGGCCATCCCGAGACACCGCTGTCGGGCGACGTCAAATACCATCAGGGATTCTCGACCGACATGGGCACCGACTACGGGCCGGTCCATCTCGCGCTCGCCTTCAATCCCTCGCATCTCGAAATCGTGCACCCGGTCGTGCGCGGCTCGGTGCGTGCGCGCCAGGACCGGCGCGGCGACGTGCTCGGCTACGAGGTCGTGCCGGTGATCCTGCACGGCGACGCGGCGCTGTCGGGGCAGGGCGTCGTCATGGAAAGCCTCAACATGTCGCAGACGCGGGGCTTCCGCAACGGCGGTGCTATCCACGTCGTCATCAACAACCAGATCGGCTTCACTACATCCGATCCGCGCGACGTGCGCTCGACGCTTTATTGCACCGACGTCGCGAAGATGGTCGAAGCGCCGGTCCTGCACGTCAACGGCGACGACCCCGAGGCGGTCGCGTTCGCGGTCCAAACCGCGGTCGACTACCGCTACACCTTCCACAAGAACGTCTTCATCGACCTCGTCTGCTATCGCCGTCACGGCCACAACGAACAGGACGAGCCGCTGGCCACCCAGCCCTTGATGTACCGGCGCGTGCAGGCGCATCCGAGCACGCGCACGCTCTACGCCCAGCGCCTGGTCGACGAGGGCGTGCTGACCCAGGCCGAGGCCGACGATCTGGTCGACGTGTGTCGCGAGCGCCTCGAGCACGGCAGGCCGCTGAGCGCGCCGGCACTGTCCGATTTCAAGGAAACCTTCGCCACCGACTGGAGCCGCTTCCGCGGCGATGCGGGCGCCGCGACGCCGGGTATTTCCGCGACGCGCCTCGACTTTCTCGGCGAGCGCATCACGACGCTGGAGCACGAGATCGAGCTGCATCCGCGCGTGCAGAAGGTGCTCGACGACCGCCGGCGCATGCGTGCGGGCGAACTCGCGGTCGACTGGGGCTACGCCGAGAACCTCGCCTACGCGAGCCTGCTCGACGTCGGCTACAACGTCCGCGTCTCGGGCCAGGACTCGGCACGCGGCACCTTCTTCCACCGCCACGCGGTGTGGCACGACCAGAAGCGCGAACGCCGGCAGAGTGGGGTCTACGTGCCGCTCGAACACATCCACGCGCGCCAGGGCAACTTCACGATCATCGATTCGCTGCTGTCGGAGGAAGCCGTGCTCGCGTTCGAGTACGGCTATTCGACGGCCGATCCCGACACGCTCGTCGTGTGGGAGGCGCAGTTCGGCGACTTCGCGAACGGCGCACAGGTCGTCATCGACCAGTTCATCACCAGCGGCGAAGCCAAGTGGGGCAGGCTCTGCGGCCTCACCCTGATGCTGCCGCACGGCTTCGAGGGGCAGGGGCCCGAACATTCGTCGGCGCGCCTCGAACGCTTCCTGCAACTGTGCGCACAGGAAAACATCCAGGTCTGCGTGCCGACGCTGCCCGCGCAGATGTTCCACCTCCTGCGGCGGCAACTGCTGCGCCCGCTCAGAAAGCCGCTCGTCGTTCTGAGCCCGAAAAGCCTGCTGCGCCACCCGGCGTCGACCTCGTCGCTGGCCGACCTCTCGGACGGCGCCTTCCTGCCGGTCATCGACGATCCGCGCCAGCCGCGCGAGGCGCGGCGCGTCGTCGTGTGCAGCGGCCGGGTCTGGTTCGACCTCGAAGCGGCCCGGGCTGCCCGCGGCCTCGACGATGTCGCACTCGTGCGCATCGAGCAGCTCTATCCCTTCCCGGACGCCGAATTCGGCGCAGTGCTCGACGTCTATCCGCTCGCCGGAACATTGGTCTGGGCACAGGAAGAGCCGATGAACCAGGGCGCCTGGTATCAGACGCTGCACCACCTCAATCGCTGCGCCCCGGCCGGACGACGTTTCCACTACGCCGGCCGGCCCGCGGCCGCGGCGCCCGCGTCGGGCTACATCTCGCGCCATCGTGCCGAACTTGAAGCGCTGCTGCGCGACGCCCTGGAGACCTCGTATGAAGTTTGA